The stretch of DNA ACACCTGCAATGATGATGTGTACAAAACTCAATGAGGCAACATCCTCCTGCAAACCTGACTGCTTTCGCACGCCTAAAAAGCCCCACAACACTGCTTTCATTGACTGCAAAAAACTACTTTTCTTCTTCATGACTTAGATTTTGGAGTGGTTGATCCAGCAGGTTGCTGACCCACGCCTAATTCAAAAAAGGTATATGAAAGGGTAATTGTTTTAACGTCCGCAGGCAAGCCCGCATCGATCACAAATACAACCGGCATCTTTTTCATTTCGTTAGCTGCCAATGTTTGCTCCTGAAAGCAAAAACATTCCAACTTCGTAAAGAACTCCATTGCACTTTTTGGTGCGTAACTCGGAATCGCCTGAGCCTTTACTGGGCGACCTAAGTTATTAGTCACCTCATACACAATTTCTGTCATCTCACCAGGATGAACTTCTAAATAGTTCTTCACCGGCTTAAAGGTAAATGGTCCTCGACTATTCGAGTCAAACTCGATGGTGACCTTACGTGAGTAGTCAACTTGGGTATTACCCACTTTGTTTACGCTGAAGGCACGTGTACCGTAATCATTTTTGCTGGTTACCACATTGATGCCAGTAACTTCGCACAAAGCTTTATACATTGGCACCAAAGCGTACCCAAACCCAAACATCATCACTGAAGCAATAAGCAGCTTCAATAGAATTTGGCGGTTTAGAGATGCAATGACTGACATTCGTGATGATTGGGGATTAACCCAACACACTCCGCTTGACCAAGATACCGATAAAGAAAATCACTGCGACGCTCAACAGAATAAAGCCCAATCTACGATTACTCGCAGACCGGATCTCTTTCAGTGAATGTTTAGATTCCTGCTGCATGCAATTCTTTAGCGTCAGGAGGTGTTTCAAAAGTATGGTGTGGCGCTGGCGATGGAATGGTCCACTCCAAACCTTTAGCACCATCCCATGGCTTCATGGGTGCTTTTTCACCATGGCCACGATAG from Polynucleobacter sp. TUM22923 encodes:
- a CDS encoding DUF2970 domain-containing protein; translation: MKKKSSFLQSMKAVLWGFLGVRKQSGLQEDVASLSFVHIIIAGVIGALIFMSVLLLIVKVVVSP
- a CDS encoding cytochrome c oxidase assembly protein, which encodes MSVIASLNRQILLKLLIASVMMFGFGYALVPMYKALCEVTGINVVTSKNDYGTRAFSVNKVGNTQVDYSRKVTIEFDSNSRGPFTFKPVKNYLEVHPGEMTEIVYEVTNNLGRPVKAQAIPSYAPKSAMEFFTKLECFCFQEQTLAANEMKKMPVVFVIDAGLPADVKTITLSYTFFELGVGQQPAGSTTPKSKS
- a CDS encoding cytochrome oxidase small assembly protein; protein product: MVLKVWSGPFHRQRHTILLKHLLTLKNCMQQESKHSLKEIRSASNRRLGFILLSVAVIFFIGILVKRSVLG